TGATACTCTTGCCCGCTTTGCTGACCCGCAAACCATTGTATATATGAGCTGTGATGATCCGCATGACAGTCATTTCGCTGCATTACAAGCGATGCAGCAAGAACTACAACAACTGCGCCAAGCCAATGGACAAGCCTACAATTTAATCCCGATTCCATTACCGCAAGCAATCTATCAAGACGGTCGGCGTTTACCAGCCAGTTATGTCAACTTTTTGATTATTAACCAAGCGGTATTATTACCCATTTATGACGATGCGCGCACAGATGCTATTGCAATTGCACAAATGCAACGCGCCTTCCCACAACACCTCATTATTCCCATTGATTGTCGTGCCTTAATTGCACAGAATGGCAGCTTGCATTGCATTACTATGCAAATTCCGCAAGAGGTAGCTGCTGACGCTCATTAATAACAAACACATAATATAAGTAGGAAAATAGATGCTAACTATAACGAATCGCACACGTTATCTGCTATTGACATTAATGTATCTTGGTATGATAGGTGTAGGGCTATTTTTACAATTCGTCATTGAACTAGAACCTTGCCCTTTGTGTATCTTACAACGCATGGCAATTATGGGTACTGGCTTAATTGCCTTAACCGCTCTCATTCAAAATCCACATAGCAACAAGGCTAATCGTATTTACACTGTTTTATTGGAATTAGGCACATTCACCAGTATTGGCATTGCCTTGCGCCATATTTGGATTCAACATTTACCCGCAGATGAGGCTGCCTCTTGTGGCCCGGGGCTGGAAGTCACGTTAGATAATATTATCGCCTATTTCCCACAAGGTTCAGTGACCGAAGCCCTGTTTAGAAGCAGTGCCGAATGCAGCGAAGTCTCTTGGCGTTTACTTGGCTTAAGCTTACCTGAATTAACCCTGCCGTTTTTTGTAGCATTGGCGGTCTATTATGCATGGCTTTTTTTTAATCAATTAAAGAATTAAATAACCTGAGTTCGATGTAAGCAAGTAGCAGCCTTTTGTGGAATACTTCATGGGATAACCACATCCTAAAATTACCCACGCAAGGCTGCTACCCTGATGTTAACACGACTGTTCTGCGAGATAGATGATTTTTGCCAAGGCTTTTTACCGCATTGGAAAGCGAGTGTATTAGAACCCCCGACCACCCGCCCAAAGCGGAATCGTCCGTGTGGTTTAAGTCTGAGTGAAGTGATGACGATTTGGGTACATTACCATCAATCAGGCTATCACACCTTCAAGTGGTATTACCTCAAACATGTTCAAGTCTATTTGAAGTCGGCTTTTCCTCAGTTGCCCAGTTATCAACGGTTTATTGAGCGCGTTCCCGATGTATTAGTGCCGCTGACGCGGTTCATGCAATCCCGCTGTGAAGCCAGTCGCGGAATTGCCTTCATTGACTCCACCCCCTTACGCGTCTGTGACAATATTCGGATTCCCCGTCATAAGACCTTTGCCAATACCGCAGGACGAGGGAAGTCATCCACCGGCTGGTTCTATGGCTTCAAGCTGCATCTCGTGGTGAATGATCAAGGTGGTATCGTGTCCTTTGCCTTAAGTGCGGGTAATGTCGATGATCGCCAACCCGTTCCCACCCTGATGAAATCCGTGGTTGGCAAAGTCTTTGGGGATGCAGGCTATCTCTCTCAGGCATTGGCTCAACAACTCGCTCAGCAAGGCATTGAATGGATTACCTCGTTACGGAAAAATATGAAACAGGTCGTGCGTTCTACTTTCGATCAATTGCTCTTGCGTAAGCGTTTTATCATCGAAACCATTAACGATCAGTTGAAAAATCAATCGCAAATTGAGCATTCTCGCCATCGTTCACTGCCTCATTATGTCGCTCATGTCATCGCCGGGCTTATTGCGTATTCCTATCAAGCGAAGAAACCCTCATTGAACTTAAATATCAATGCGTTAGCCATACTCTAATGCTATGCCTTACGTCGAACTCAGGTTAAATAGGCTTTTTTCAGAAATAATTTTACCTTTTTTAGATAGTCGGTAAAATCCCCCACCTCCAATACAGCTAAACATATGAAAGTAGCCGCTTGTCTGATCGGCAAGTGGCTATGTTTATAGCTATGGTATTCTTTTAAACAGGTTAAACATTGGTTAATTGGGTTTAAACCAAACTTAATGTCACCCTGTGGAGTGACGCAATGCCTACACATGAAGTGCTCTACTTTTATTGAAGCATGGAGTTAACTGGAACTTTTACGTGCAGTTAATGGTCAATATAGGTCGGCAGTATACTGTGCAAGCATTAGTGAAATTCTACATTAGGCGGAACGGGCATCCGCATCAATAGAAACGCAGAGTGGTATAAGGATAGGTATCACTTGGAGGCAGGCTATAAAGGATTTTCGCAATCGCTTGTCTTAATAAACAAACGGTTGGCGCTGGTAATCTGATGTATTACTACATCTTATCGCCATGCCAATAAATACTAAAAAGGTTGCATAAACTATGACAAATTCTTCTTCTCGTGCAGGTTTAGATTCTTCTTTATCAGAAACGGTAGAGCGCACACTTCAAGATTATCTGGATACCTTAGGTGATCATGAAGCGATGAATATTTATCGCTTAGTATTAGATGAAGTAGAACGCCCATTGTTAGAGCTCATGATGCGTTACACACACGGTAATCAGTCAAAAGCGGCACAATGTATGGGTATTAACCGCGCCACCTTGCGGACTAAGCTCAAGCGTCACAATTTACTTTAATCAGGGATGCTAATTTCAGCGGTCGTTATACCGTAACGACCGCAACCTCAACTTAAGCTTACTTTTTTCGGCTGGCTTTAAACTTTCTTAAAGCACTCCAATCACCTGCCTCTGCCAGCTTAGCCTGTTGTGGCCATGTTACAGCAACCGCGCGGTTATAGAGCATTGAATTATCGGCAAATAATTTATCAATCTGATTAATATCCATATTCGCTAGGTGTTTATAAGATGTCACCCCCGATTCTTTAAACAAATCAGCTAACTTAGGACCAATACCATGAATTTTTGTAAAGTCACTGGTAGTTGATGAATCCGTAATTGCGGTATCTAACGAAGCTTCTGGCGCTGATGCCTGCTCAGGCTTAGCCGCATCCGGTTCTTCATCTGCCAACGGTACAGGTTCTTCCACAGAATACAACGTGGCAGGATCGACGACTTCATCCGCATTGGCGGTGGATTGCACTATTTCCGCTGCACTCGGTTTAATCGTTAATTCAGCATCAGTCGTTTCCACTTGAATAGCTTGATCTTCAGCCTCAGCTTGCAACTCTTGCGCAACTACATCAGCCTGTGCCGCTGCCACCACTTCGGCAACCGTTAGACTTGGTACAGTTGAATCTTCCGTAATTTCTGGCATGGCGGCTTCTTCAACAACAGCTTCCGGCGCGGTTTCTGCTTCCGTTTCAAGTGCTGGTTCAACACTGTTTACAAGTTTGGCTGGGGCTACAGGTTCGATAACCTCTGTTACTGCTGGAGATTCGATTGCAGCCGTTGAACTCGCTTCAGGTGTAACCACCGTTTCAACGGGTTGGACTGGAACATCAGCAGGGATAATAGGGGAAGTAACATGTTCAGCAACGGGTAACGTTACCAACTCAGAGACCGCTCCCGATGATTCAGCAACGGTCTCTTCAGACTTTTTTCCAGTAGTCTCATCGGTAGAATTAACGGTTGGAATAGATTCAGCGCCTTGCAACTTTTGAATCCAACGTTGCAAACTGGCATTTTCTTTACGCGCAGTTTGCAACGCCTCTTCTAATTTTTTATTTTTATCCTTGCTACTGGGTACAAATAAAGCGGTATAAATCCATTCGATTAATAGCCCTAATAAAATTCCTAAGAATAAAATTCCTAGTGCCTGAAACATGATCGACTTCTCCTTCGGTTTTTTTAAATATAGACTGATTGCATGAATATTATGCTAGTCGTAAACACTTTACCAATAGCGTTAATGGTAGCATTAGGCAGATGAACCTTATCACAATCCCTACCATTCCAATGTAATAATTAGCTTAATAGTACCCTAAGCGCAATAACCATTCTTATGCAATCACCCGTGCATATTCTAATAAATATTAGTTTGTTGCTAATTTTATTAGGGTGTGAATCGCCTAATCTAGCAACGCTTGCACCTCCCGTTAGTATCGCTGCTCCGCCACCGGTTGTTGAGGATTTCGATACACCGTTACAGCAACTCATTGAGCGACATCAATTACAAGCGCTACCCACCTCTGCGCCTAATATTACGACAGCTCGGGCGCAATTGGGAATGCAGTTATTTTTCAGCAAGGCGTTGGGCACACAAACCAACGCCAGCTGTGCCACCTGTCACCACCCGCTAAGTGCAGGTAGCGACGATCTAAGCTTATCAATGGGCGTGGATGCCGCAAATCCCCAAACTTTATTATCCCCGCATTTTTTAACGTTTTTTACAACCGTAGTACCGCGTAATGCACCTACTACCTTTAATAGCCACTTATGGCAAACGCACTTACTGCAAAGCGGCTACATTGAACATAATTGTTTTAATAAGGCTCATACCTGTGAACCATTACTGGATGCGGTGGTTGAATTAAGCAGTTTAGAATTAAAAATTACCAATAAACTTGAACAGCAATTTTGGCGTAAATTATATGCGAAGGCATTTAATTTACCGGTTAGCACTAAACAAAAGCTCATTACTAAACAACATACTGCGCAAGCGCTTACTGCCTATTTGCAGTCACAAACTTTTGTAAATAATGCGTGGTTTGCTTATCTACAAGGTAATAAACAAGCTATCAATGAACCGGCTAAGCGTGGGGCTTTATTGTTTTATCGTAGCCGCTTAGAAGGCGGTTTTGATTGCGTCCAATGTCATAGCGGCGCACGCTTTACCGATGAGCAGTTTCATAACCTATTAATGCCGATTTTGTATCCGCAACCCAAACCCGATGCTGAACCTGTAATTGATTATGGACGTTGGTTTGTGACGCAAAAAACCTTAGACAAGTTTCGCTTTCGCACACCTAGCTTGCTAAACGTTGCAGAAACCGCCCCGTGGGGACATAACGGCGCGTATAGCTCATTAAGCGGTATTGTTCGGCATATGCTTGATCCGTATCAAAGTTTGCTGAACTACGACAGTAGCCAAATTCGCCAGCCACATGTGGTGGCTTTACCTTTAAAACCAACCATTCAAGAAATGTTAAGCATGAGCAATACTGATTTGCTCAAACAACCGTATACCGAAGCACAAGTGCAAGATTTGCTAGCGTTTTTAAATACATTAACCGACCCTTGTATTAAACAAGCCAGTTGTATGAAAGCGTGGCTACCGGCTAAGCCTTTCAGCCAAGCCGATACCGAAAACTTGCCCTTGTTATTTTGGGCATTCTGGCAGCATTAAACGCCGTATTGTTGACGATAAGCTTGAATACGCGTTAATAAATCAGCATCTGTGGTTGATTGTTGAATATGCGTTGAAATTTCCTGCAAGCTGACAATATTAATCACGGGTACACCATAGCGGCTTTGCACTTCTTGCACAGCGGATTGCTCGCCCGTACCACGTTCCTGACGATCTAAGGCAATGGCCACCCCAGCCAATTCCGCACCCTGATTCGCCACAATGCTCGCCGCTTCACGAATCGCCGTACCTGCGGTCATCACATCATCAATGACCAATACGCGTCCTGTTAACGCAGCCCCGACAATTGTGCCGCCTTCGCCATGATCTTTAGCTTCTTTACGGTTAAAGGCATACGGGTAATCGCGCCCGTATTGTTCGTATAACGCAATCGCAGTAGCCGCAGCTAACGGAATGCCTTTGTACGCAGGACCAAATAGCATATCGAACTGTACGCCAGATTCGACAATCGCTTGGGCATAAAATTTACCTAATTGGCTTAAGGCTGAACCCGTTTGAAATAAACCCGCGTTAAAGAAATACGGGCTGATACGCCCTGATTTCAGAGTAAATTCGCCAAATTTCAAGACCCCTTGGCTAATCGCAAAGTCTAAAAAAGCGTGTTGGTATGCTTGCACGTTAACCTCTTTTCCTTAAATCACTTCAATCTTTAAATCTGCTAAAGCTTGCCCTAAACGCAGCGGCACATCTGCGCCCAATGCGCTATTCCATTGTAAGTGCTTATGTTCAAACAATAAAATAACTGTCGACCCCATATTAAAGCGCCCCATTTCCTGCCCTTTTTCTAAGCTCACATTCGGAAAGGTTTCGCGTTTAATGTCGCCTTTAGGCGGCGGTGTCACCAAGCCACTCCAAACGGTTTCAATCGCTGCCACGTTGATCGCACCCACCAATACCATTGCCATCTTACCTAATGGGGTATTAAACAGCGCCACGACCCGCTCATTGCGTGCAAATAAATGGGGAATAGTCCGCACGGTATGCCCCGCCACGCTAAATAAGCGCCCCGGAATATACACTTGCTCGATTAAATCGCCATCCAGTGGCATATGAATACGGTGATAATCGCGGGGTGACAAGTAAATCGTCATAAATTCACCCTGCATAAACGGCGCAGCACGCTCGGCATCCCCGCCTAATAAATCAGTAGCGGAATAGGTATGCCCTTTTGCCTGAAAAATCTGCCCTTCCTTAATGTTGCCCATTTGACTAATTCGCCCGTCTACTGGGCTGGTAATCAAGGTTGCACCTTCTGCAATCGGTCTTAGTTCAGGTTTTAACGCACGTGTAAAAAAGTCATTAAAGGTTTTATAGCTATTAGGGTCAGGGTGTTGCGCTTCTGACAAATTCACCTTAAAAACTTTAGAAAATTGCCGAATCGCCGGTGGCACAAGCCGAGGGCATTCAATGCGGGTTAATTTAAACACTATGCGGGAAATTAGATGATGCGGCAGAATATACAGCGGCCAAGATTTTAGAATATCGCTCAGACTCATAGGAATGGACACTAACTGAAAACCCGCAATAATACGGGAATTCGCCTTAGCTGTATAATTTGCCTAAGCACCTGCTTATAAGCCGATATGCGGACATCATATCAGCCTATAACCGTTATGCTATGAAGCCATACAAGTTTACGGAGTACTGGGCATTGCCACAAAACCGGGTAAGCTTTCTACATTGGCTAACCAACGTCGAATATTTGGATAAGGCTCTAACGACACACCGCCTTCAGGCGCATGAGCAATATAACTATAACAAGCTACATCGGCTATGGTACGTTGCCCAGCGGCTAACCAATCACGATCTTTTAAATAATTATCTAACATTTCAAATAGTTGGGCAGCGGTTTGCTTACTGGCTTCGTAATCAAATGGCATCCCAAACACCGTAACTAAACGGGCGCTACAAGGGCCGCGAAACACTTCGCCAGATGCCATTGATAGAAAGCGCTGCACTAATGCCGCCCCCGTCGGATCAGTAGGCAACCACGTTTCATCACCGTATTTTTTCGCTAAATACACAAGAATCGCGGTCGAATCCCAAACAATTTCGCCGTTATCATCTAATACTGGTACATTACCAAACGGATTTAAGTCTCGATACCAAGCTAGATTTTGTTCACCTGCTAATAAATCAACTGGGTAAATTTCAACAGGTAGCCCCAATAAATCCAGCATTAAACGGGCACGATGTGCATGCCCTGATTTAGGAAAATCATATAGTTTTAAGGGCTGCTTAGGCGGTTGTGTTGTCATGAGCTTGCCTCTCTCCAGTTATACCGAACGTTCGGTACAATATTAATTAGCATAAAACTCTTAAAAATGCGATTTTTTAAGCAGAATTTAATAACTGTTGAGGTAAGCTATCTAACACATTTAAAAAGGCTTGATTGTTACCCAAGGTACGCGAGACAACTAATGCACCTTGAATGGCAATCACTAACTGCTCGGCACGTTGTTGCGCGACGGCTGGCGCTAGCCCAACCGTTTGGGCAAGGCTAGCAAAGCAGTGCAACATAGCTTGAGTGGACGCTTGTAACTGCGCTTGAAATAAGATTTCTGCCTGTCCCACACTGAATAAATTCAACAAGCAAGAACGGGTACCATCTGCGTAAAATTCCGCTAAACCTTGGGCACAGCGTTCTAGGCGTTGTGGCACGGCTAAATCGGTTTGGCTTAACGGCGCTAATACCAACTGTTGAAAGCCATCCAACACCCAGTTCAAGGCCGCTTGTGCCATATCGGCTTTGCCATTAGGAAAATAATGATACAAGCTCGAACGCCCCAAACCGCTGGCTTGCGATAACATGGATAAGCTTGCGCCTTCATAACCGTGTTGGCGAAAGGTCTGTACCAAAGCGGCTAACACCGTATCACTGGCGGGTGTCGCTGCCATGCCTTACCCGCCTAACTGTGTTAAGGCTAACCATTGCAAGGCAATAATCGCCAAAGCCGCTTTAATCTTACCCGCTTTCAACCATTGCAATGCTTGTTTAAACGGAATCACTTGAATACGAATATCTTCATGCTCATCGGCCAAGCCAAACACCCCGCTTTTAACTTGTGATAAGTCTAACGCTGCGTAATACAAACTAATGACTTCGGTTGATCCGCCTGCACTGGGATAGAAATCCATAATGTGTTTAACTGAATCGACGTGGCAACCAGCTTCTTCCTGTGCTTCACGCCGTGCCACCTCCTCCGTACTTTCACCGTCTTCGACAATTCCCGCCACAATTTCTAACATCCATGCTTGTTCTGGTTCACGTAAAGCTGAACCCGGGCGAAACTGCTCAACTAATAACACGGTATCCGCGTTTGGATCATGCAATAACACCGCAACCGCATTACCACGCTCGAATATTTCGCGTTTAAACGGGCTTGTCCAACCACCGTTAAACAGTTCATGGCGAAATGTCCAAGACTCTAGACGAAAAAATCCCTGATACAAGGTATGTTGTTGCATAATTTCAAATTGCATAAAGCCAACCTTTGCTAAGTTTAGATAAGTGTGAGCGATTGCCTTAGTGAATTGCAACGTCTTTACAAGCGTTCTGCAAAGCTTCTGCACATGCTTGCTCTAAGCTAGGCGTACTCACTAATAAGTAATAACAGGTAACTTTAATGCGTAAACAACGTTGGTATAAACGCTTAGCGCTCATCGCCTTGGTGTATGGCTTAGGCATTGCCGCCATTTGGTGGGACGGCGCCCAATCGACCTACCAACCTGCTGAATATGCCGTGGTTTTAGGCAATCAAGTGTATCGCAATGGGCAATTATCGAAACGTTTACAAGCGCGGGTAAATCGAGCCGCAGAATTATATCGGCAAGGTACGGTTAAACGCATTATTGTCAGCGGTGGCATTGGCAAAGAAGGTAAAGATGAAGCGCTAGCCATGCGGGACTTTTTGGTTCAACAAGGCATTCCTTTTAATGCCATTGTTACGGATTCTAAGGGTGCGAATACGCAACTCACGGCGCAAAATGCCTTACAATGGGCAAGCCCCGAACAGCCCATTATTGTAGTTTCACAGCTCTATCATTTATCACGTACCAAAATGGCATTTCAGCAAGCAGGCTTTCAACAAGTGGGCGCAGCGTATCCTGATTATTTTGAACGTCGTGATATTTACGCCTCAGTGCGAGAATTACCGGCTTGGCTTAGTTATGCATTAGGCAAGTCTTAAGGAACAAGCATGACACAAACTGACAGGCGCTTACATTATCTATTCATCAGCCTTGGCTTATTGCTAGTTGAATTTATGATTGCCACTCAATTCACGGAAATTGTCTGGATTCGTGCCTTTTTCGGTGATTTTCTGGTAGTCATTTTGCTGTATACAGGAGTTAAAAGTGTGGCTAACGTTGCGCCCCAACCCTTAGCACTGGGCATTTTTGGGTTTGCGTGTTTAGTGGAATTTGCCCAATATTTCAAAATCGCGGATATTCTACAACTGACCGGCTGGGCGCGAACCATTGTTGGCACAAGTTTTAGTGGATATGACATCCTAATGTATGGCTTAGGCTGTCTCTGTATTTATGCACTTGATGGTTATTTTGCCTTAACTCAGCACACTAAGCGGCGCATCCTGCAATTGAAGCACTAACGCAATGAAATATTTAGTTCAAACGTAAAACTCGTTAAACTTAGCCAAAACACTTATACCCACCCTTTCGCTATCTATCTACTGTAAAGTGCCGAATGAAAGAAAACAGTGTAACGCGCTGGTTTGGCGACGCGTTTAAACAATTACACCCCTCGTTGCAACACCTGCATCGAGAAGGCGGACGGCTACAAGGTATCGCTGAAATTAAGCTTGGCGAAAATCTGGTCGCACGTTGGCTAGGCAAACGCTTGGCCTATAAATTAGGTATTCCGGTACAAGCCAATACTTGCGACTTTGGGGTAGAAATCACCTATACCCCCGATTTATTATTGTGGGG
This DNA window, taken from Candidatus Thiocaldithrix dubininis, encodes the following:
- a CDS encoding disulfide bond formation protein B; amino-acid sequence: MLTITNRTRYLLLTLMYLGMIGVGLFLQFVIELEPCPLCILQRMAIMGTGLIALTALIQNPHSNKANRIYTVLLELGTFTSIGIALRHIWIQHLPADEAASCGPGLEVTLDNIIAYFPQGSVTEALFRSSAECSEVSWRLLGLSLPELTLPFFVALAVYYAWLFFNQLKN
- a CDS encoding IS982 family transposase, with the translated sequence MLTRLFCEIDDFCQGFLPHWKASVLEPPTTRPKRNRPCGLSLSEVMTIWVHYHQSGYHTFKWYYLKHVQVYLKSAFPQLPSYQRFIERVPDVLVPLTRFMQSRCEASRGIAFIDSTPLRVCDNIRIPRHKTFANTAGRGKSSTGWFYGFKLHLVVNDQGGIVSFALSAGNVDDRQPVPTLMKSVVGKVFGDAGYLSQALAQQLAQQGIEWITSLRKNMKQVVRSTFDQLLLRKRFIIETINDQLKNQSQIEHSRHRSLPHYVAHVIAGLIAYSYQAKKPSLNLNINALAIL
- a CDS encoding helix-turn-helix domain-containing protein, with the protein product MTNSSSRAGLDSSLSETVERTLQDYLDTLGDHEAMNIYRLVLDEVERPLLELMMRYTHGNQSKAAQCMGINRATLRTKLKRHNLL
- a CDS encoding cytochrome c peroxidase — its product is MHILINISLLLILLGCESPNLATLAPPVSIAAPPPVVEDFDTPLQQLIERHQLQALPTSAPNITTARAQLGMQLFFSKALGTQTNASCATCHHPLSAGSDDLSLSMGVDAANPQTLLSPHFLTFFTTVVPRNAPTTFNSHLWQTHLLQSGYIEHNCFNKAHTCEPLLDAVVELSSLELKITNKLEQQFWRKLYAKAFNLPVSTKQKLITKQHTAQALTAYLQSQTFVNNAWFAYLQGNKQAINEPAKRGALLFYRSRLEGGFDCVQCHSGARFTDEQFHNLLMPILYPQPKPDAEPVIDYGRWFVTQKTLDKFRFRTPSLLNVAETAPWGHNGAYSSLSGIVRHMLDPYQSLLNYDSSQIRQPHVVALPLKPTIQEMLSMSNTDLLKQPYTEAQVQDLLAFLNTLTDPCIKQASCMKAWLPAKPFSQADTENLPLLFWAFWQH
- the pyrE gene encoding orotate phosphoribosyltransferase; translation: MQAYQHAFLDFAISQGVLKFGEFTLKSGRISPYFFNAGLFQTGSALSQLGKFYAQAIVESGVQFDMLFGPAYKGIPLAAATAIALYEQYGRDYPYAFNRKEAKDHGEGGTIVGAALTGRVLVIDDVMTAGTAIREAASIVANQGAELAGVAIALDRQERGTGEQSAVQEVQSRYGVPVINIVSLQEISTHIQQSTTDADLLTRIQAYRQQYGV
- the asd gene encoding archaetidylserine decarboxylase (Phosphatidylserine decarboxylase is synthesized as a single chain precursor. Generation of the pyruvoyl active site from a Ser is coupled to cleavage of a Gly-Ser bond between the larger (beta) and smaller (alpha chains). It is an integral membrane protein.), producing MSLSDILKSWPLYILPHHLISRIVFKLTRIECPRLVPPAIRQFSKVFKVNLSEAQHPDPNSYKTFNDFFTRALKPELRPIAEGATLITSPVDGRISQMGNIKEGQIFQAKGHTYSATDLLGGDAERAAPFMQGEFMTIYLSPRDYHRIHMPLDGDLIEQVYIPGRLFSVAGHTVRTIPHLFARNERVVALFNTPLGKMAMVLVGAINVAAIETVWSGLVTPPPKGDIKRETFPNVSLEKGQEMGRFNMGSTVILLFEHKHLQWNSALGADVPLRLGQALADLKIEVI
- a CDS encoding glutathione S-transferase, yielding MTTQPPKQPLKLYDFPKSGHAHRARLMLDLLGLPVEIYPVDLLAGEQNLAWYRDLNPFGNVPVLDDNGEIVWDSTAILVYLAKKYGDETWLPTDPTGAALVQRFLSMASGEVFRGPCSARLVTVFGMPFDYEASKQTAAQLFEMLDNYLKDRDWLAAGQRTIADVACYSYIAHAPEGGVSLEPYPNIRRWLANVESLPGFVAMPSTP
- a CDS encoding TetR/AcrR family transcriptional regulator; this encodes MAATPASDTVLAALVQTFRQHGYEGASLSMLSQASGLGRSSLYHYFPNGKADMAQAALNWVLDGFQQLVLAPLSQTDLAVPQRLERCAQGLAEFYADGTRSCLLNLFSVGQAEILFQAQLQASTQAMLHCFASLAQTVGLAPAVAQQRAEQLVIAIQGALVVSRTLGNNQAFLNVLDSLPQQLLNSA
- a CDS encoding NUDIX domain-containing protein, with protein sequence MQFEIMQQHTLYQGFFRLESWTFRHELFNGGWTSPFKREIFERGNAVAVLLHDPNADTVLLVEQFRPGSALREPEQAWMLEIVAGIVEDGESTEEVARREAQEEAGCHVDSVKHIMDFYPSAGGSTEVISLYYAALDLSQVKSGVFGLADEHEDIRIQVIPFKQALQWLKAGKIKAALAIIALQWLALTQLGG
- a CDS encoding YdcF family protein, with translation MRKQRWYKRLALIALVYGLGIAAIWWDGAQSTYQPAEYAVVLGNQVYRNGQLSKRLQARVNRAAELYRQGTVKRIIVSGGIGKEGKDEALAMRDFLVQQGIPFNAIVTDSKGANTQLTAQNALQWASPEQPIIVVSQLYHLSRTKMAFQQAGFQQVGAAYPDYFERRDIYASVRELPAWLSYALGKS
- a CDS encoding DUF2809 domain-containing protein — translated: MTQTDRRLHYLFISLGLLLVEFMIATQFTEIVWIRAFFGDFLVVILLYTGVKSVANVAPQPLALGIFGFACLVEFAQYFKIADILQLTGWARTIVGTSFSGYDILMYGLGCLCIYALDGYFALTQHTKRRILQLKH